A single genomic interval of Arctopsyche grandis isolate Sample6627 chromosome 8, ASM5162203v2, whole genome shotgun sequence harbors:
- the LOC143915555 gene encoding uncharacterized protein LOC143915555, whose translation MIKGHNCEINILDPVATYLKHNVKHSKFYRNVYKYFVISKDDLRSTDTYRSMSGITKEKLRQVKTYPYMVHPFSKFRKWWEGIMLLFLFLSLLRFPIFFVYNGIPSFRKNYYIPLFFDIIYVIDVVMTFFTGYQDSENKIQISKRQIYSQYMIQMCYIDALVLIPFRDMLEAVTNTKSSIFELFIILKIFRIVRFVTYMENIFKRAHYSFFVLYTVAPFFIVEISNTFADADYFMMQDQLNAFIRSKKYPYYLQKRLNKFYNLRYKSCFFNIEDSKIMPYLAGQKKHDILMHSSGSLMKNVLFFSKIPSILLLKIVSCLKKEIFLTNDVIKTSGQPADCMYFVLTGTVAIYSADSKELCHLQDGNCFGEINVLEEQGRRLFTVVAVEPCVLLKLESTDFSKVIAPYPMVAKIFTENFVNFNLKRFGLVDLKPKNKYLTDSFQFRRSVT comes from the exons ATGATAAAAGGCCATAATtgcgaaataaatatattggatCCAGTGGCAACGTATCTGAAACATAATGTAAAACATTCTAAATTTTATCGGaatgtatataagtattttgTAATATCGAAAGATGACTTGAGATCCACGGATACATATCGATCCATGTCGGGTATTACCAAAGAAAAGTTGAGACAGGTTAAGACATATCCATACATGGTACATCCTTTCAGCAAATTTAGAAAATGGTGGGAGGGAATAATGTTGCTCTTTTTATTTCTGTCTCTCCTAcgatttccaatttttttcgtGTACAATGGAATACCATCGTTCAGGAAAAACTATTACATCCCATTATTTTTCGACATCATATATGTGATAGACGTTGTAATGACCTTTTTTACCGGATATCAAGATTccgaaaacaaaatacaaatttcCAAGCGGCAGATTTATTCTCAATATATGATCCAAATGTGCTATATTGATGCATTGGTGTTAATACCATTTCGAGATATGCTGGAGGCTGTGACAAACACGAAATCGTCTATTTTTGAGTTATTcatcatattgaaaatatttagaaTAGTTCGTTTCGTAACATATATGGAGAACATTTTCAAAAGAGCACACTATTCG ttctttgttttatatacagTGGCACcatttttcattgttgaaatttcTAATACGTTTGCCGATGCcgattattttatgatgcagGATCAACTAAATGCATTCATTAGATCAAAAAAGTATCCTTATTATTTGCAAAAaagattgaataaattttataatctcaGATATAAAAGTTGTTTTTTCAATATAGAG GATTCAAAAATAATGCCATACCTTGCCGGTCAAAAGAAACATGATATACTTATGCACTCTTCTGGAAGTTTGATGAAGAATGTGCTTTTCTTTTCCAAAATACCATCAATACTACTGTTGAAGATTGTATCGTGTTTGAAAAAGGAAATATTTTTGACAAATGATGTTATTAAAACAAGCGGCCAACCAG ccgattgtatgtattttgtctTGACTGGAACCGTGGCAATATATTCAGCTGACTCCAAAGAGCTGTGTCATCTTCAAGACGGCAATTGCTTCGGAGAAATTAACGTTTTGGAGGAGCAAGGACGGAGACTTTTCACCGTCGTCGCAGTTGAGCCTTGCGTTCTCTTGAAATTGGAAAGTACAGATTTTTCCAAAGTCATTGCACCGTATCCGATGGTGGCGAAGATTTTCACAGAAAATTTCGTCAATTTCAACCTGAAAAGATTTGGATTGGTGGATCTGAaaccgaaaaataaatatttgaccgacagttttcaatttagacgAAGTGTAACGTAA